Proteins from one Devosia chinhatensis genomic window:
- the infC gene encoding translation initiation factor IF-3, with the protein MRRPMRPVAPQKDGPLANEDITSPDVQLIDAEGENRGIVRTRDAMAEAQEQGLDLVLIAANSQPPVAKMLDLGRYKYAAQKKAAEARKKQKVIEVKEVQMRPNIDDHDYETKMKAVHRFLGDGDRVKVTMRFRGREMAHQDLGMQLLLKVKEQTETVAKVESQPRSEGRQMVMVLAPK; encoded by the coding sequence ATTCGCCGTCCCATGAGACCCGTTGCGCCCCAGAAGGATGGGCCGCTTGCCAACGAGGATATCACCAGCCCCGACGTTCAGCTCATCGATGCAGAAGGTGAAAACCGCGGCATCGTACGCACCCGTGACGCGATGGCTGAAGCGCAGGAGCAGGGACTTGACCTTGTCCTGATTGCCGCCAATTCGCAGCCGCCGGTCGCCAAGATGCTCGATCTCGGCCGCTACAAATATGCCGCGCAGAAGAAAGCGGCAGAGGCGCGCAAGAAGCAGAAGGTGATCGAGGTCAAGGAAGTTCAGATGCGTCCGAACATCGATGACCACGATTACGAAACCAAGATGAAGGCGGTGCACCGCTTCCTGGGCGATGGCGACCGGGTCAAGGTGACCATGCGCTTCCGCGGCCGTGAGATGGCGCACCAGGATCTGGGCATGCAATTGCTGCTCAAGGTCAAGGAGCAGACCGAAACCGTGGCCAAGGTGGAAAGCCAGCCACGCTCGGAAGGTCGCCAGATGGTGATGGTTCTGGCGCCGAAATAA
- a CDS encoding GNAT family N-acetyltransferase, translated as MTVKPAKSAPEPIDLVGRYVRLEPFAARHAADLFAVSTLPGGAERYRWLPSEAPASLAQMQERILACKAGPDRYVAVIDDASGRAVGQQAWMRIRPEQGSVEIGGIYWGLPMARSRLATEAFYLFARHAFDDLGYRRLEWKCNDRNLPSKAAASRFGFTYEGLFRQDMIVKGESRDTAWFSILDGEWPALRAEFERWLAPENFDEMGVQKSRLAAARS; from the coding sequence ATGACAGTCAAGCCGGCGAAATCGGCACCGGAGCCGATCGATCTTGTGGGCCGTTACGTGCGGCTCGAACCCTTCGCTGCCCGCCACGCCGCCGATCTTTTTGCCGTCTCGACCCTGCCGGGCGGGGCGGAGCGCTATCGCTGGCTGCCCTCGGAGGCGCCCGCCAGTCTCGCGCAGATGCAAGAGCGTATCCTCGCCTGCAAAGCCGGTCCCGACCGCTACGTGGCCGTGATCGATGATGCGAGCGGGCGGGCGGTCGGCCAGCAGGCGTGGATGCGCATCCGGCCCGAACAGGGCTCGGTGGAAATCGGTGGCATCTATTGGGGCCTGCCGATGGCCCGTTCGCGCCTTGCTACAGAAGCATTCTATCTCTTTGCCCGTCACGCCTTCGACGATCTGGGCTATCGACGCCTCGAATGGAAGTGCAATGACCGCAACCTGCCCTCCAAGGCAGCCGCCTCCCGCTTCGGCTTCACCTATGAAGGGCTGTTTCGCCAGGACATGATCGTCAAGGGAGAGAGCCGGGACACGGCCTGGTTCTCGATCCTCGACGGCGAATGGCCGGCGCTGCGCGCCGAATTTGAACGCTGGCTGGCCCCCGAGAACTTTGACGAGATGGGCGTTCAAAAGAGCAGGTTGGCGGCGGCCAGGTCCTAG
- a CDS encoding SDR family oxidoreductase, with protein MQAFFFGLGFSAQRAAAVMDETGRYEQILGTVRSPQKAEALTHARRNVLVFDGTAPGAMVGPALRGGVSHVVLSIAPDETGDPVLRHHRADLDAAGALEWLCYYSTVGVYGDFDGAWIDESAPLVPRNMRSDYRVIAEQQWRDYAAARGVPLTILRLAGIYGPGRSSFDKLREGNARRIIKAGQVFNRIHVEDIARVTALAAEKRLEGTFNMADDEPAPPQDVIAHAAGLIGLPVPPDMPFETAEMTPMQRSFYRDNKRVSNRAIKQALGIEMLFPNYRAGLAQVLENEP; from the coding sequence ATGCAGGCATTTTTCTTCGGACTGGGTTTTTCCGCGCAGCGCGCTGCAGCGGTCATGGATGAGACCGGCCGCTACGAACAGATATTGGGCACCGTGCGCAGCCCGCAAAAGGCCGAGGCGCTGACCCATGCCCGCCGGAACGTCCTCGTCTTCGACGGCACTGCGCCGGGCGCGATGGTTGGCCCGGCCCTGCGCGGCGGGGTTTCCCATGTCGTGCTCTCGATCGCTCCCGACGAAACGGGCGATCCGGTCCTGCGCCATCACCGCGCCGATCTCGATGCCGCGGGCGCGCTGGAATGGCTGTGCTATTATTCCACCGTCGGCGTCTATGGCGATTTCGACGGCGCCTGGATCGACGAAAGCGCCCCGCTCGTGCCGCGCAACATGCGATCGGATTATCGCGTCATCGCCGAGCAGCAATGGCGGGATTATGCGGCGGCGCGCGGAGTGCCGCTGACCATCCTGCGACTGGCCGGCATCTATGGCCCGGGCCGCTCGAGCTTCGACAAGCTGCGCGAGGGCAATGCGCGCCGCATCATCAAGGCGGGGCAGGTGTTCAACCGCATCCATGTCGAGGACATTGCCCGCGTCACCGCCCTTGCGGCGGAAAAGCGCCTCGAGGGCACCTTCAACATGGCCGATGACGAACCGGCGCCGCCCCAGGACGTCATCGCCCATGCCGCCGGGCTCATCGGACTGCCGGTTCCGCCCGACATGCCCTTCGAGACGGCGGAGATGACACCGATGCAAAGGAGCTTTTACCGCGACAACAAGCGCGTCTCCAATCGCGCCATCAAACAGGCACTGGGCATCGAGATGCTCTTCCCCAATTATCGCGCGGGCCTGGCCCAGGTGCTGGAGAACGAGCCATGA
- a CDS encoding undecaprenyl-diphosphate phosphatase produces the protein MNADQGLFVPLVLGIIEGLTEFLPVSSTGHLLLAGHFFGLSQPATFIVLIQLGAILAVITIYFAKLGVLIRDAFAGKAYAWHFALAVILACLPAVIIGVLFREYIQQVLYETPLVICTTLLLGGIVLLIVDRMPKNVRYDDIYHFPWHLALIVGLFQVLSLIPGVSRSGSTVVGAMLFGASKRSAAEFTFFIALPIMTGAFGYDLYKSRELIDMSLGINIAIGFAASFVVGALVVKYLLDFVTRHGFAPFAWWRIAVGGAGLIAILVFGL, from the coding sequence ATGAACGCCGATCAAGGTCTTTTTGTGCCCCTGGTGCTGGGAATTATCGAAGGGCTTACCGAATTCCTTCCCGTCAGTTCCACTGGCCACCTGCTTCTGGCTGGCCACTTCTTCGGCTTGAGCCAGCCGGCCACCTTCATCGTGCTGATCCAGCTGGGCGCGATCCTGGCTGTCATCACCATCTATTTCGCCAAGCTGGGCGTGCTGATCCGCGATGCCTTTGCCGGAAAGGCCTATGCCTGGCATTTTGCCCTGGCGGTAATCCTGGCCTGCCTGCCCGCCGTGATCATCGGGGTGCTGTTTCGCGAATATATCCAGCAGGTGCTCTACGAAACGCCGCTGGTGATCTGCACCACGCTGCTGCTGGGCGGCATCGTGCTGCTGATCGTCGATCGCATGCCCAAGAATGTTCGGTACGATGACATCTACCATTTCCCCTGGCATCTGGCGCTGATCGTGGGCCTGTTCCAGGTGCTCAGCCTCATTCCGGGCGTCTCGCGCTCCGGCTCCACCGTGGTGGGCGCCATGCTGTTTGGCGCGTCCAAGCGCTCGGCGGCCGAGTTCACCTTCTTCATCGCCCTGCCGATCATGACCGGCGCCTTCGGCTACGATCTCTACAAGAGCCGGGAGCTGATCGACATGAGCCTGGGGATCAACATCGCCATCGGCTTTGCCGCCTCGTTCGTGGTGGGTGCGCTGGTGGTCAAATACCTGCTCGACTTCGTCACCCGCCACGGCTTTGCACCCTTTGCCTGGTGGCGCATTGCCGTGGGCGGCGCGGGCCTGATCGCCATCCTGGTCTTCGGCCTCTAG
- a CDS encoding LolA family protein, which yields MIRRHALMLGIAAALAPAFPALALDRALAPEEQQLIAEINAHNTAIRTMVGRFLQIDTNGGRTEGTFFLERPDKIAFRYAPPSREEIVSQGRGFYVLDRREETYYAYPQDSIPLRQFLGSEINLLNANVVDVTTSDGYLSITVIDNTVAGTVQVSLIFDIETKDLAQWTLVEPSGSELTFSLYDVQQGVEIPPAFFSIPSTYASRDPSRR from the coding sequence ATGATTCGACGCCATGCCCTGATGCTCGGTATCGCCGCTGCCCTGGCGCCGGCCTTTCCCGCCCTGGCCCTGGACCGCGCGCTGGCGCCTGAGGAACAGCAGCTCATCGCCGAGATCAATGCGCACAACACCGCCATCCGCACCATGGTGGGGCGCTTCCTGCAGATCGATACCAATGGCGGGCGCACCGAAGGCACGTTCTTCCTCGAGCGGCCCGACAAGATCGCCTTCCGCTATGCCCCGCCCAGCCGCGAGGAAATCGTCTCGCAGGGACGCGGCTTCTACGTGCTCGACCGGCGCGAGGAGACCTATTACGCCTATCCGCAGGATTCCATTCCGCTGCGCCAGTTCCTGGGCAGCGAGATCAACCTGCTCAACGCCAATGTGGTCGACGTCACCACCTCGGACGGCTATCTCAGCATCACGGTGATCGACAATACCGTCGCCGGCACGGTGCAGGTCTCGCTGATCTTCGACATCGAGACCAAGGACCTGGCGCAGTGGACCCTGGTCGAGCCCTCGGGCTCGGAGCTGACCTTCTCGCTCTATGACGTGCAGCAGGGCGTCGAAATCCCCCCGGCCTTCTTCTCCATTCCCTCGACCTATGCGAGCCGCGATCCGTCGCGGCGCTGA
- a CDS encoding glutathione S-transferase family protein — MPTLVHYPLDPSSRLVRLMCAEYGVPLDLEEIKPWLREEALLELNPAATLPILFTDSEDAVVGIMASIHAVEDFYTPDIVGGLFPADPLARAEMWRLVEWVLVKLNDEVTRYLVEEKIAKRDIRGATPEPSVLRAAKANLTEHMLYFNWLLASRNWLGGDELSLADFALAAHFSTLDYMGDVDWSKVPPETRDWYSRIKSRPAFRTLLNDRVVAMPPARGYADLDF; from the coding sequence ATGCCCACTCTCGTGCATTATCCTCTCGATCCCTCATCGCGCCTCGTGCGGCTGATGTGCGCCGAATATGGCGTGCCGCTCGACCTCGAGGAGATCAAGCCCTGGCTGCGCGAGGAGGCCCTGCTCGAGCTCAATCCCGCCGCCACCCTGCCCATCCTGTTCACCGACAGCGAGGATGCGGTGGTGGGCATCATGGCCAGTATCCATGCCGTGGAGGATTTCTATACGCCCGATATCGTCGGGGGGCTGTTTCCCGCCGATCCGCTGGCGCGCGCCGAAATGTGGCGGCTGGTCGAATGGGTTCTGGTCAAGCTCAATGACGAGGTGACGCGCTACCTCGTGGAGGAAAAGATCGCCAAGCGCGACATTCGCGGCGCGACCCCGGAGCCCTCCGTGCTGCGCGCGGCCAAGGCGAACCTCACCGAGCACATGCTCTATTTCAACTGGCTCCTGGCCAGCCGCAACTGGCTGGGCGGGGACGAGCTCAGCCTCGCCGATTTTGCGCTGGCAGCGCATTTTTCCACGCTCGACTATATGGGCGACGTCGACTGGTCCAAGGTGCCGCCCGAAACGCGCGACTGGTATTCGCGCATCAAGTCGCGCCCGGCCTTCCGCACCCTGCTCAACGATCGCGTCGTGGCCATGCCGCCGGCCCGGGGTTATGCCGATCTGGACTTCTAG
- a CDS encoding alpha/beta hydrolase, which yields MGSLNSLRLALGQGPEARQIAVEHRSGAAPGLFWLNGYRSVMTGAKAMALDALGAQRGLAVTRFDYSGDGQSGGTFADGTISRWLEDAEAAFALGPGPQIVCGSSMGGWIALLLARRQLQLGRPLKGLILIAPAVDATSTLLPARMTEAQRQQLDRQGFFERDSRYGDGPYLYTRRFIEDGNRHSLFGQVIETGCPVHILQGGQDPDVPPAHAHKLMAHILHDPVSLTLIPDGDHRLSRDQDLDLLQRIVLGMLPPDVTPVKAGISA from the coding sequence ATGGGTTCCCTCAATTCGCTCCGCCTCGCCCTCGGACAGGGGCCGGAGGCCCGCCAGATCGCCGTCGAACATCGGAGCGGGGCCGCGCCTGGACTCTTCTGGCTCAACGGCTATCGCTCGGTGATGACCGGCGCCAAGGCCATGGCGCTCGATGCGCTGGGCGCTCAACGCGGCCTCGCCGTCACCCGCTTCGATTATTCCGGCGATGGACAATCGGGCGGCACTTTCGCCGATGGCACGATCAGCCGCTGGCTCGAGGATGCCGAGGCCGCCTTTGCGCTTGGCCCCGGGCCGCAGATTGTGTGCGGATCTTCCATGGGGGGCTGGATTGCCCTTCTGCTGGCGCGGCGCCAGCTGCAGCTGGGTCGCCCGCTCAAGGGTCTCATCCTCATTGCGCCCGCCGTGGATGCCACCAGCACGCTCCTGCCCGCCCGCATGACCGAGGCGCAGCGACAGCAGCTGGATCGGCAGGGCTTTTTCGAGCGCGACAGCCGCTACGGAGACGGACCCTATCTTTATACGCGCCGCTTCATCGAGGACGGCAACCGGCACAGCCTCTTCGGCCAGGTGATCGAAACCGGCTGCCCGGTCCATATCCTGCAAGGTGGACAGGACCCCGACGTGCCGCCGGCTCATGCCCACAAGCTCATGGCCCATATCCTGCACGACCCGGTCAGTCTCACTCTCATCCCCGATGGCGACCACCGCCTGAGCCGCGACCAGGATCTGGACTTGTTGCAGCGGATCGTGCTGGGGATGCTCCCGCCCGACGTCACCCCCGTAAAGGCGGGGATTTCCGCCTAG
- a CDS encoding DNA translocase FtsK, translated as MPSHPVPTIDDVRPVSSRSGTRSSGSKSSAKAPTPPPAIAIRIPLRIAGLVLLGLCAIILTSLASWSVDDPSLSLATSKAPANWLGFPGAVIADLIFQFLGLAGLVMVVPMALWGWAMARRHAVMRLGSRVLAWIGATILAAGVFSFIAMPETWPLPTGLGGLAGMMFAYLAAMIAGSDPQPVTSTLFAIILAAPALALFWIAMGLGSTVPVKASKGAAARRAVEDDERDPNPLVEVAMGAVVHMGYSLRTAFRRARAAHAESRSSEDMAPFDHDAEPVLEGRAPRVEVSPEPVVASPQRHIHAPVQHVEPSFEPTARVLAQPDYDDAAIDYPEDEEDDAVPFVADVPMPSRTQRGDSRFHPADPAAPRVPVAAPAPRPAQGQRQFREAQPSFLDDPSGFELPALSLLAEPRRLGPSPEHAPARLEEMARQLEAVLQDFGVKGDIINVRPGPVVTLFELEPAPGIKSSRVISLADDIARSMSAISARVAVVPGRNAIGIELPNQTRETVYFREMLASSDFEKMKGKLPICLGKTIGGEPVIADLARMPHLLIAGTTGSGKSVGINTFILSLLYQMTPEQCRMIMIDPKMLELSIYDGIPHLLTPVVTDPHKAVVALKWAVREMEDRYRKMSKIGVRNIDGFNQRVAEAAKEGRVITRTVQTGFDRETGEAIFESEEFDLQPLPYIVIIVDEMADLMMVAGKDIEGAIQRLAQMARAAGIHMVTATQRPSVDVITGTIKANFPTRISFMVTSKIDSRTILGEQGAEQLLGNGDMLYMASGGRTKRLHGAFVADSEVEAVVTHLKSQGTPDYLENITEEDEDGGGFGDDAAGGSGGGNSGDELYDKAVHIVLTDKKASTSYVQRRLGVGYNKAATLIERMEQEGVISPANHAGKREILVGNNADGY; from the coding sequence GCCCCCGGCCATTGCCATCCGCATTCCCCTGCGGATTGCGGGTCTGGTCCTTCTGGGTCTTTGCGCCATCATCCTGACGTCGCTCGCCTCCTGGTCGGTCGATGATCCTTCCCTGTCGCTGGCCACCAGCAAGGCGCCGGCCAATTGGCTGGGCTTTCCGGGCGCGGTGATCGCCGACCTGATCTTCCAGTTCCTCGGCCTCGCCGGCCTCGTCATGGTCGTGCCGATGGCGCTCTGGGGCTGGGCCATGGCGCGCCGTCACGCCGTCATGCGCCTGGGCAGCCGCGTCCTGGCCTGGATCGGCGCGACCATTCTCGCCGCCGGGGTCTTTTCCTTCATCGCCATGCCTGAAACCTGGCCGTTGCCCACCGGGCTCGGTGGCCTTGCCGGCATGATGTTCGCCTATCTCGCCGCCATGATCGCCGGTTCCGATCCGCAGCCGGTGACCTCCACGCTCTTTGCCATCATCCTGGCTGCGCCGGCCCTGGCGCTGTTCTGGATCGCCATGGGCCTGGGCAGCACCGTGCCGGTCAAGGCCAGCAAGGGCGCCGCCGCCCGCAGGGCCGTCGAAGACGACGAGCGCGACCCCAATCCATTGGTGGAAGTGGCCATGGGCGCGGTGGTGCATATGGGCTATTCGCTGCGCACCGCGTTCCGCCGGGCCCGCGCCGCCCATGCCGAAAGCCGCTCCAGCGAGGACATGGCGCCGTTCGACCATGACGCCGAACCGGTGCTCGAGGGGCGCGCGCCGCGCGTCGAGGTCAGTCCCGAGCCGGTGGTCGCAAGCCCCCAGCGCCATATCCATGCGCCGGTCCAGCATGTCGAACCCAGTTTCGAACCCACCGCCCGCGTGCTGGCCCAGCCCGATTACGACGACGCGGCAATCGACTATCCGGAAGACGAAGAGGACGACGCCGTTCCCTTCGTGGCCGATGTGCCGATGCCGAGCCGCACCCAGCGGGGCGATTCGCGCTTCCATCCGGCCGACCCGGCGGCGCCGCGCGTACCAGTGGCCGCACCCGCGCCGCGCCCGGCCCAGGGCCAGCGCCAGTTCCGCGAGGCCCAGCCCTCCTTCCTCGATGATCCCTCCGGCTTCGAATTGCCGGCGCTCAGCCTCCTGGCGGAGCCCAGGCGTCTGGGCCCCTCGCCCGAGCACGCTCCGGCCCGGCTCGAGGAAATGGCGCGCCAGCTCGAGGCCGTGCTGCAGGATTTCGGCGTCAAGGGCGACATCATCAATGTCCGTCCCGGCCCGGTCGTGACCCTGTTCGAACTCGAACCCGCGCCCGGCATCAAGTCATCCAGAGTGATTTCGCTGGCCGACGACATTGCCCGCTCGATGAGCGCCATTTCGGCCCGCGTCGCCGTGGTCCCCGGCCGCAATGCCATCGGCATCGAACTGCCCAACCAGACCCGCGAAACCGTCTATTTCCGCGAGATGCTGGCGTCCTCGGATTTCGAGAAGATGAAGGGCAAGCTGCCCATTTGCCTGGGCAAGACCATCGGCGGGGAGCCCGTCATCGCCGACCTGGCGCGCATGCCGCACCTGCTGATCGCCGGCACCACCGGGTCGGGCAAGTCGGTGGGTATCAACACCTTCATCCTCTCGCTGCTCTACCAGATGACACCCGAGCAGTGCCGCATGATCATGATCGATCCCAAGATGCTCGAACTGAGCATCTATGACGGCATCCCGCATCTTCTGACCCCCGTGGTCACCGACCCGCACAAGGCGGTGGTGGCGCTCAAATGGGCGGTGCGCGAGATGGAAGACCGTTATCGCAAGATGAGCAAGATCGGCGTGCGCAATATCGACGGCTTCAACCAGCGCGTCGCCGAAGCCGCCAAGGAAGGCCGGGTCATCACCCGTACGGTGCAGACCGGGTTCGACCGCGAAACCGGCGAGGCCATCTTCGAGAGCGAGGAATTCGATCTCCAGCCGCTGCCCTATATCGTCATCATCGTCGACGAAATGGCCGACCTGATGATGGTGGCCGGCAAGGACATCGAAGGCGCCATCCAGCGGCTCGCCCAGATGGCCCGCGCCGCCGGCATCCACATGGTGACCGCGACCCAGCGCCCGTCGGTGGACGTGATCACCGGCACGATCAAGGCCAACTTCCCCACCCGCATCTCGTTCATGGTGACCTCCAAGATCGATTCGCGCACCATTCTGGGCGAGCAGGGCGCCGAACAGCTCCTGGGCAATGGCGACATGCTCTACATGGCCTCTGGCGGCCGCACGAAGCGCCTGCACGGCGCCTTCGTGGCCGATAGCGAAGTCGAGGCGGTGGTGACCCATCTCAAGAGCCAGGGCACGCCCGACTACCTCGAGAACATCACCGAGGAAGACGAGGACGGCGGCGGCTTCGGGGACGATGCGGCCGGCGGCAGCGGCGGGGGCAATTCGGGCGACGAGCTCTATGACAAGGCCGTCCATATCGTCCTGACCGACAAGAAGGCTTCGACCTCCTATGTGCAGCGGCGCCTTGGCGTCGGCTACAACAAGGCCGCCACGCTGATCGAACGCATGGAGCAGGAAGGGGTGATCAGCCCCGCCAACCATGCCGGCAAGCGCGAAATCCTCGTCGGCAACAATGCCGACGGCTATTGA
- the queG gene encoding tRNA epoxyqueuosine(34) reductase QueG translates to MLDPQKLIAELRSRAQALGFDAFGIARADARPDLPDKLAHALAEGWHADMDWMAETETRRADPRRLWDEARSVILLGVNYGPDTDPMTLLSQPDIGIISAYARNRDYHDIIKGRLKEVAGLLAQRAGADVKVFVDTAPLMEKPLAEAAGLGWQGKHSVLVSRDFGSWLFLGAILTSLDLPADKPGTQSCGSCTRCLDICPTNAFPAPFRLDARKCLAYYSVEHKGAIPRQFRRPMGNRVYGCDDCLAVCPWNKFASISREAKLRSRPEFERPALAELVQLDDAGFRALFSGSPVKRIGQARFLRNVLICIGNSGDAGHVPAVLDRLDDASPLVRGAAIWALRRLDPERADGLRQAHLAREGDETVRAEWDGTV, encoded by the coding sequence TTGCTTGATCCGCAAAAACTCATCGCCGAGCTGCGCAGCCGCGCCCAGGCCCTGGGTTTCGACGCCTTCGGCATTGCCCGGGCCGATGCGCGCCCGGATCTGCCCGACAAGCTGGCCCATGCCCTGGCCGAGGGCTGGCACGCCGACATGGACTGGATGGCCGAGACCGAAACCCGCCGCGCCGATCCGCGCCGGCTCTGGGACGAGGCGCGCTCGGTCATTCTGCTCGGGGTCAATTACGGGCCCGACACCGATCCGATGACGCTTCTGTCGCAACCCGATATCGGCATCATCTCCGCCTATGCCCGCAATCGCGATTATCACGACATTATCAAGGGCAGGCTCAAGGAAGTGGCGGGGCTGTTGGCCCAGCGCGCCGGCGCCGACGTCAAGGTCTTCGTCGATACCGCCCCGCTGATGGAAAAGCCGCTGGCGGAAGCGGCGGGCCTGGGCTGGCAGGGCAAGCATTCGGTGCTGGTGAGCCGCGATTTCGGCTCCTGGCTGTTCCTGGGCGCCATCCTCACATCGCTGGACCTGCCCGCGGACAAGCCCGGCACGCAAAGCTGCGGCTCGTGCACGCGCTGCCTCGATATCTGCCCTACCAATGCCTTCCCCGCCCCCTTCAGGCTCGATGCGCGAAAGTGCCTCGCCTATTATTCGGTGGAGCACAAAGGGGCCATTCCACGCCAGTTCCGCCGGCCCATGGGCAATCGCGTCTATGGGTGCGATGATTGCCTGGCAGTCTGCCCCTGGAACAAGTTTGCCAGCATCAGCCGGGAGGCCAAGCTGCGCAGCCGGCCCGAATTCGAGCGCCCGGCGCTGGCCGAGCTGGTGCAGCTCGATGATGCGGGGTTTCGCGCGCTGTTTTCCGGCTCCCCGGTCAAGCGCATCGGGCAGGCGCGGTTCCTGCGTAATGTGCTGATCTGCATCGGCAATTCCGGCGATGCCGGGCATGTGCCCGCCGTGCTCGACAGGCTCGATGACGCCTCCCCCCTGGTGCGCGGCGCGGCGATCTGGGCGCTGCGGCGGCTCGACCCCGAACGGGCCGATGGGCTAAGGCAGGCGCATCTGGCGCGCGAAGGCGACGAGACGGTACGGGCAGAATGGGACGGGACGGTGTGA